The proteins below are encoded in one region of Methylocystis rosea:
- a CDS encoding lytic transglycosylase domain-containing protein, giving the protein MRKLLLPAVCCVFPALNAHAQEHGARKSAPTVVIARAEGVHQDAPTKVVPERFGRLVAVDAAAQSDVPVAQPPAKMRQASIDPALTGEGALPERCESAVDDARLRELVAREAASIGVDENLALTILSLESNDGADLNSRRGARGPMQLMPDTAAQYGVRDICNPAENVHGAMQFLRDLSAQFGGNLMLIAAAYNAGPERVYQSRGVPAIAETVRYVANATNKYYGLEGASTRQAGGVAKQSRFHAPSIQETTEKPKADSKGPQWIGGSVLYVSSDDQENRNELLE; this is encoded by the coding sequence ATGCGGAAACTTTTGCTGCCTGCCGTGTGTTGCGTGTTCCCAGCGTTAAACGCCCACGCACAAGAACACGGCGCGCGCAAAAGCGCGCCGACCGTGGTGATCGCGAGGGCTGAAGGTGTTCATCAGGATGCGCCGACCAAAGTTGTGCCAGAGAGGTTCGGGCGGCTCGTCGCCGTTGACGCGGCGGCACAATCGGACGTCCCCGTCGCTCAGCCGCCCGCCAAGATGCGTCAGGCGTCGATCGACCCCGCGCTGACCGGCGAGGGTGCTCTTCCTGAGCGCTGTGAAAGTGCGGTGGACGACGCGCGCCTGCGTGAGCTCGTCGCGCGCGAGGCGGCAAGCATCGGCGTCGATGAAAACCTCGCCCTCACGATTCTCTCACTCGAATCCAATGACGGAGCGGACCTAAATTCGCGCAGGGGCGCACGCGGCCCCATGCAGCTGATGCCGGACACAGCGGCCCAATATGGCGTTCGCGACATATGCAATCCGGCTGAGAATGTGCACGGGGCGATGCAGTTCCTGAGAGACCTCAGCGCGCAATTTGGCGGGAACCTGATGCTGATCGCCGCCGCCTACAACGCCGGGCCTGAGCGGGTCTATCAGTCGCGCGGCGTGCCGGCGATTGCGGAGACGGTGCGCTACGTCGCGAACGCAACCAACAAGTATTACGGCCTTGAAGGGGCTTCGACGCGGCAAGCCGGGGGCGTGGCCAAGCAATCGAGATTTCACGCGCCGTCCATTCAAGAGACTACGGAGAAGCCAAAGGCTGATTCCAAAGGACCGCAATGGATCGGCGGCTCGGTGCTTTACGTCAGCAGCGACGATCAGGAGAACAGAAATGAACTTTTGGAGTAG
- a CDS encoding DUF7146 domain-containing protein, whose product MLVSAHAAAQILGGRREGRGYLCHCPVKTHGKQRGDKRPSLSVNDGGKGVILHCFAGCDPRDVIAAINGLSPITRSEIADRSALNEKPAPKTTSAYARRLWRSAIGVPGTIGENVLRERGLPTTPPASIRFLPSYRYHRRRPRSALPCLIAAAQAPTREIVGVQLTFLHPAGRRKANVEFPRRAIGPLGASMLRLAPAAPALGIAEGFEKAWAAQLLFGEPVWATLGADRFGVVNWPNDVTRLTIYADNDGPGLKAARELRAAHPEIGVRIRYCVAEGQDFDELYKTVAGDRAEALKRIIEE is encoded by the coding sequence ATGCTTGTGAGTGCCCACGCCGCCGCTCAAATCCTCGGAGGACGACGCGAGGGGCGCGGCTACCTCTGCCATTGCCCGGTTAAGACCCATGGTAAGCAGCGCGGCGACAAGCGCCCATCGCTCAGCGTCAATGACGGCGGCAAGGGCGTGATCCTGCATTGCTTCGCCGGTTGCGATCCACGCGACGTGATCGCCGCGATTAACGGTCTCTCCCCCATCACGCGCAGCGAGATAGCGGATCGCTCCGCGCTCAATGAGAAGCCCGCGCCGAAAACGACCAGCGCTTATGCGCGTCGTCTTTGGCGATCGGCGATCGGCGTTCCCGGAACGATCGGAGAAAACGTCCTGCGCGAGCGCGGCTTGCCGACCACGCCGCCGGCGTCCATTCGCTTCCTGCCGTCCTATCGCTACCATAGGCGCCGGCCGCGCAGCGCCCTGCCCTGCCTTATCGCCGCCGCCCAGGCGCCGACGCGCGAGATCGTCGGCGTCCAACTCACCTTCCTGCATCCGGCAGGCCGCCGCAAAGCAAATGTTGAATTTCCCCGACGTGCGATCGGCCCGCTGGGCGCGTCTATGCTCCGCCTCGCACCGGCCGCTCCCGCGCTTGGCATCGCCGAGGGTTTCGAGAAGGCATGGGCCGCGCAGTTGCTTTTCGGCGAGCCTGTATGGGCGACGCTTGGCGCCGACCGTTTCGGCGTCGTCAACTGGCCCAACGACGTGACGAGGCTCACGATCTATGCCGACAACGATGGGCCCGGCCTCAAGGCCGCGCGTGAACTGCGTGCCGCGCATCCTGAAATTGGGGTTCGAATCCGTTATTGCGTCGCGGAGGGTCAGGACTTCGACGAGCTTTACAAGACCGTCGCTGGGGATCGCGCCGAAGCCCTGAAACGCATCATCGAGGAATGA
- a CDS encoding transglycosylase SLT domain-containing protein: MATAAFAASCPNGAALLKNNTPLADLCPKGFGQFNPGSISQAMQAQPNNVAMVVAAAEQAGVPTNLALAVSYHESEGFNSCAGSDTGVKGPMQLTQRTARTLGYNRDINEQNIKGGMAVLKQVVDACGATNYTCLSARYNGSPRPGEQAGWARGVQRADAQVQNNPSLLAQACTTPANKGGTDCPSGGATPNGVIPPTPGNAPVQLPPNLA; encoded by the coding sequence TTGGCCACGGCGGCGTTCGCCGCTTCCTGCCCTAACGGCGCTGCGCTGTTGAAAAACAACACGCCTCTAGCCGACCTTTGCCCGAAAGGGTTCGGGCAATTCAATCCGGGCTCGATTTCGCAAGCCATGCAAGCGCAACCGAACAACGTCGCCATGGTCGTTGCTGCCGCCGAACAAGCCGGCGTGCCTACGAACTTGGCCCTTGCCGTCTCTTACCACGAGTCCGAAGGCTTCAATTCGTGCGCCGGTTCGGACACGGGCGTTAAAGGCCCGATGCAGCTCACGCAAAGGACAGCCCGAACGCTCGGCTACAATCGAGACATCAACGAGCAGAATATCAAGGGCGGGATGGCTGTTCTCAAGCAAGTGGTCGATGCTTGTGGCGCGACCAACTATACCTGCCTGTCCGCGCGTTACAACGGCTCGCCGCGTCCCGGCGAACAAGCCGGCTGGGCGCGCGGCGTTCAGCGCGCCGACGCGCAAGTGCAAAACAACCCTTCCTTACTCGCTCAAGCCTGCACAACACCGGCGAACAAGGGCGGGACCGACTGCCCCAGCGGCGGGGCGACGCCTAATGGCGTCATCCCGCCGACGCCCGGCAACGCGCCGGTGCAATTGCCGCCCAACCTCGCCTGA
- a CDS encoding argonaute/piwi family protein, which produces MKFETKIFDEPLLEFGSQHYHPDPRLGLFEAGPLQMPLGDVIRIAVVGSAKTVEDAREFLQAAAAGFAGKSEKHPNLHPPFPGLGNQNPFRCRFEIPDGAIAAIPQARIERIRKEPHHGKAVEMAVDEIIKQLQAIDEGSSRPDVAIVALPVELIERVWNAKVDSDATVEREDSSGSDAPNFRGMLKAKAMHFRFPIQIVWEDVLDERAVIPLKIKESSARQIQDQAGRTWNLLTTLYYKGSGRVPWRRAPQEGEFSACYIGVSFYREAGGQQVFTSAAQMFDERGRGFILKGKGAQTESRGRHPFLTTDDAKSLIADALAAYKKHHMNYPARVIVLKTSRFRDEEAAGIFEALDEVGTELRDLVWVQESSFVKVFRDGNYPVMRGTFVELDGKGLLYTNGSIPYYGTYPGIYDPKPLLICPYKTSDSTVARVANEIFGLTKINWNSTQMNQKLPIPIRAARKVGEVLKYITDEKVSSDYRRYI; this is translated from the coding sequence ATGAAGTTCGAGACCAAGATCTTCGATGAACCGCTTCTCGAGTTTGGAAGCCAACATTACCATCCCGATCCGCGCCTAGGTCTGTTCGAAGCTGGGCCGCTCCAGATGCCGCTTGGTGATGTCATTAGGATCGCCGTCGTGGGGAGTGCGAAGACCGTCGAGGACGCTCGTGAATTCCTTCAAGCCGCTGCGGCCGGATTCGCAGGAAAATCGGAAAAGCATCCAAATCTGCACCCGCCGTTTCCGGGCCTCGGAAATCAGAACCCTTTCCGCTGCCGGTTTGAGATTCCGGATGGCGCGATTGCCGCGATCCCGCAGGCGCGCATCGAACGCATCAGGAAAGAACCCCATCACGGCAAAGCCGTCGAAATGGCAGTTGATGAAATCATCAAGCAGCTACAGGCGATCGATGAGGGCAGTTCACGGCCGGACGTCGCCATCGTCGCGCTGCCGGTTGAGCTGATCGAGCGCGTCTGGAACGCCAAGGTCGATTCTGACGCGACGGTGGAGCGGGAAGATAGCTCGGGCTCAGATGCCCCCAATTTCCGCGGCATGCTGAAAGCCAAGGCAATGCACTTTCGCTTTCCCATTCAGATCGTCTGGGAAGACGTGCTCGACGAGCGCGCCGTCATCCCTCTGAAGATCAAGGAGAGCAGCGCCCGACAAATTCAGGATCAAGCCGGCCGTACATGGAATCTCCTGACCACCCTTTACTATAAAGGCTCTGGGCGCGTGCCGTGGCGGCGGGCTCCCCAAGAGGGAGAGTTTTCGGCCTGCTACATCGGCGTGAGCTTTTACCGCGAGGCCGGTGGACAACAGGTCTTCACGAGTGCTGCTCAGATGTTCGATGAGCGCGGCAGAGGCTTCATCCTTAAGGGCAAAGGCGCGCAGACCGAAAGTCGTGGCAGACATCCCTTTCTGACCACAGACGATGCGAAGTCCCTGATTGCCGATGCTCTTGCCGCCTACAAGAAGCATCACATGAACTATCCGGCGCGCGTCATAGTGCTGAAAACATCGCGCTTCCGCGACGAAGAAGCGGCCGGGATTTTCGAAGCGCTTGATGAGGTCGGCACCGAACTGCGCGATCTCGTGTGGGTGCAGGAATCGTCGTTCGTGAAGGTGTTCAGGGACGGCAATTATCCCGTCATGCGCGGCACGTTCGTGGAACTTGACGGGAAAGGCTTGCTCTACACCAACGGCAGCATTCCCTATTATGGGACATACCCCGGCATATATGATCCAAAGCCACTGTTGATCTGCCCATATAAAACTAGCGATAGCACGGTCGCGCGGGTTGCGAACGAGATATTCGGTCTTACGAAAATCAACTGGAATTCCACACAGATGAATCAGAAGCTGCCGATCCCCATTCGTGCAGCACGCAAAGTAGGCGAGGTCCTGAAGTACATCACCGATGAGAAGGTGAGTTCCGACTACCGCAGATACATTTGA
- a CDS encoding thermonuclease family protein: MRVSLAIAAASIALPAPAIGQSHGAQPPTWKPAALHVFNFPQAGVTFQTGDTWSANGQTFRLYGVQSCIRGTYFTNAAQKLTDCGEASVAYLAALVRDAKPRCTAIAQAAEPPMIFAVCAAHIGNNTLDLGTVLITQGFAFAATDTAGKPTKFEYAVAESEASRAKRGLWAASNLPHPSRILMNAARGARPQ, encoded by the coding sequence ATGCGCGTCAGCCTCGCCATCGCCGCCGCGTCGATCGCGCTCCCGGCGCCCGCCATTGGGCAGTCGCACGGCGCGCAGCCCCCGACTTGGAAGCCAGCTGCGCTTCACGTCTTCAACTTCCCGCAAGCCGGCGTCACCTTCCAGACCGGCGACACTTGGTCCGCCAACGGTCAGACCTTTCGGCTCTATGGCGTTCAGAGCTGTATTCGCGGGACGTATTTCACAAATGCTGCGCAGAAACTAACCGATTGCGGCGAAGCGTCGGTTGCCTATCTCGCTGCGCTTGTTCGCGACGCGAAGCCCCGATGTACCGCGATTGCACAGGCCGCCGAGCCGCCCATGATTTTCGCGGTTTGCGCCGCCCATATTGGGAACAACACACTCGACCTCGGCACCGTGCTAATCACACAGGGCTTTGCCTTCGCGGCGACCGACACCGCGGGTAAGCCGACGAAATTTGAATACGCAGTCGCCGAGAGCGAAGCGTCCAGAGCGAAGCGCGGCCTATGGGCGGCGTCCAATTTGCCGCACCCGTCCAGGATCCTCATGAACGCGGCGCGTGGAGCGCGACCGCAATAG
- a CDS encoding TrbC/VirB2 family protein, translating into MNFWSRRDCLLPSLTICILIFAASDPALASSATFQPLNTALSSVLDFMTGTFATTAATVAVAAVGYLALTSRIPWGWAFSVVIGVALIFGAAQVVTSLTGGMGGR; encoded by the coding sequence ATGAACTTTTGGAGTAGGCGCGATTGTCTGTTGCCGAGTTTGACTATCTGCATTTTGATTTTTGCGGCAAGCGACCCGGCGCTAGCCTCCTCCGCAACCTTTCAGCCGCTCAACACCGCGCTGTCGAGCGTCCTCGATTTTATGACGGGGACCTTCGCTACCACAGCCGCAACGGTCGCCGTCGCGGCGGTCGGGTATCTCGCGCTCACATCGCGCATTCCGTGGGGATGGGCGTTCTCCGTCGTCATCGGCGTCGCGCTGATCTTCGGGGCAGCGCAGGTCGTCACGTCACTCACCGGCGGGATGGGGGGGCGCTGA